Within the Echinicola sp. 20G genome, the region ATTGTATTGAAGAACTCATAAGCTGTTTGGTAACTGTTGCTCTTCTCTTTTATCAAAAAATGGATGTTGCTTTTCTTCTGTACCTCCTTATCCTTATAAACCTTAAAAGGCAATGAAGCTATGGTATTTGCAATGCTGTTTACTCCCTGATAAAAAGTACTTATGGTTAAAGCTGTATTGGCATCAACCACACTATTATTATTAATATCTTCAATGCTTAGGATAGCAGGGGTTATAGCTACTCTTCTGTTAAAAATACTTTCAAAATATCCCATTTATCACTTCTTAAAAATTAAAAAATCAGGTCTAATATCGAAGTGCAAAAAGCTGTCATACACTCCTAAACCGCCTACTTTTATCTTCCCTTCATCTTTTAGTCTCAGTACAGTTTCCAATAATCCCTGGGGAGTTATCCCACCAACCTTTATATCAGCAGCCATACCCTTTAAATGGTAGCTGTTCTTAGCTCCTCCAATGGCTTTGTTATGGTCTGGGCTTCTGTAGCCACTGTTTATATAAATGGGCTTACCCAACTCATCCCTTAAAACCTGAAGGCTTTCTGCCAGTTCTTTAAGGTTGTTTGTAACACAAATTGGAAAAGCTACACCATCCTTGGATTTGAATTCATCCAATGAAAAATTCTTGGTCAACTTCATAAAAAATCATTTGAACCTATCACCAAACCTTCTTTTCAGTTTATTTAGAAGGGACAATGGCAATAGCTTTAATTCTGTAAGGTTCTCTGCTATGCTTATGATTTGTTGGCCTGTAAACACCCCGTAAAAAATGCTGTACAAAGGGTAAAACACTATTACATACATCCCTGCAAACTTTAGAATGCTCAGTATCATCAAAGCTGCAAGCATTGTAAAAAGGAACCTTGGAAACTTCTTTGAAACCAGTTCCTTCTTATAAATAGCCTTGGCCACTCCACTTAAAAAATCAATCACATATAGCACAATCAAAAAGTAAATTCCACCAACGGACTGAAACAAAAATTGAAAAATCACATCAATCCCAACTATTAAGGGAACAATGTATTTCAGTATGAAATTGGTGGTTATATTCTTAAACAGGCAGTGTAATAACTCGCCTATACCGTTAAATCCAAAAAACATATCTCAAAAAATAAAGGTCTTAAATCAATTGACTTTAAGTAAAAAACAGTCAATTCAGACAAAGAAGAATCCACCCTCATTATAGGGGCTTTTGTTGTACTCTTCCTCCAAAAGCTCTTCATTCTTATCAATGAAAAATTGGCCTACAGCCATCACCAAAGACACTGCATTATCAATTTTCTCTTTGGATTTTTCCTTGCTCATCTTCACATTCCCTGCATCATCCTTTACAATCTTAACATTGGAAATACACCACTTTAAAATTGGATTGTTATTGTGAAGAAGGTTCTTTTCCATTATCAAGGATTCAGTCTTTTTAATGGCAGGAGACATAGATTTATAGCCTTGTCCAAAAGCTGTGAATTTCAATCCTTCTATCTCCAACTTGGTAACCAGTTGATCAGCTCCCCATCTATCATAGGCTATATTCTGGATATTGAATTTCTCTGATAGCTCCAATATCTTTTCAAATATGTAATCATCATCCCTGCTTCTCAGCTCTGTAAGATAAAGGTGGTTGTTCTTGTTCTTTGCCCATCCAATAAAGGCTTTACCTGCAGCTATATTGTCCTTTCTTTTAGCAGCTTCATATGGAAGGAAAGTATAACTCAATGTTTTGAATTTGCCGTTGTCCTGTGGAAAGACCAACACAAAAGCATTTAGGTCTTTGTTATTGGACAAGTCCAACCCTGCCCAACAATCCATCCCCAACAAATCCTCTTCTCCATAATCAATTTGGCCTCCCATCCAATCCAAATTACTTATCCAAGCTTCTACAGAATCCACCCATATATTAAGGTGTAATTGTCTGTATGTGTTTAAATAGGTTGGAATGGCTTTGGCCTTATTGATCTGCTCAATCAGGTATTCTTCTTTGATGGATTTACCAAAGCTTGGATTGGCTTTCTTAGCAGTTTCAATACTAAAAGGATCATCATTTTCATCTGCCTCAAAAATCACTGGCAGGAAAGTTTCATCCTCAATAATTCCGTTTATTATCTTCTTGCTGTAATCGTATAGGTCATAGCATATATGGTTTTTATTGCTCCCTGCAGTGGTAATACTTACAAGTAAGGGTTGTGACCTTGCTCCCATTGAGGTCTTTAAAACATCATATAATTCACTATCCTTATGGGCGTGTAATTCATCAACAAGAGCAAAGGAAAGGTTGGCACCGTGAAGGCTTCCTGCATCAGCACTAACCACTTTAAAAAAGGAATTGTCCTTGGTGAATTCAATGGAGTTCCTAAAAAGTTTAAGGTGCTTGGAAAGTTCTTTACTGTTCCTTACCATACCCTGCATAATCTCAAAAGCAATCCTAGCCTGTTCCCTTGTAGAAGCGGCAAAGTAACCTTCACCTCCCTTTTCACCATCAGCCAAAATCATATAAAGACTGATAGCAGAAGACAAAGTTGACTTACTGTTCTTCCTAGGTAGGAAAATGAAAGCTTCCCTGTATTTCCTTAGCTTGGTTTCCTTGGACTTCCAACCAAATAGATTCTGGATAATC harbors:
- a CDS encoding D-Ala-D-Ala carboxypeptidase family metallohydrolase gives rise to the protein MKLTKNFSLDEFKSKDGVAFPICVTNNLKELAESLQVLRDELGKPIYINSGYRSPDHNKAIGGAKNSYHLKGMAADIKVGGITPQGLLETVLRLKDEGKIKVGGLGVYDSFLHFDIRPDFLIFKK
- a CDS encoding terminase large subunit, with translation MTVDFTKIDRSKYYFDSYTADRATRFIEAFCTHVKGDLAGKPYILQDWEKEIIQNLFGWKSKETKLRKYREAFIFLPRKNSKSTLSSAISLYMILADGEKGGEGYFAASTREQARIAFEIMQGMVRNSKELSKHLKLFRNSIEFTKDNSFFKVVSADAGSLHGANLSFALVDELHAHKDSELYDVLKTSMGARSQPLLVSITTAGSNKNHICYDLYDYSKKIINGIIEDETFLPVIFEADENDDPFSIETAKKANPSFGKSIKEEYLIEQINKAKAIPTYLNTYRQLHLNIWVDSVEAWISNLDWMGGQIDYGEEDLLGMDCWAGLDLSNNKDLNAFVLVFPQDNGKFKTLSYTFLPYEAAKRKDNIAAGKAFIGWAKNKNNHLYLTELRSRDDDYIFEKILELSEKFNIQNIAYDRWGADQLVTKLEIEGLKFTAFGQGYKSMSPAIKKTESLIMEKNLLHNNNPILKWCISNVKIVKDDAGNVKMSKEKSKEKIDNAVSLVMAVGQFFIDKNEELLEEEYNKSPYNEGGFFFV
- a CDS encoding phage holin family protein translates to MIFQFLFQSVGGIYFLIVLYVIDFLSGVAKAIYKKELVSKKFPRFLFTMLAALMILSILKFAGMYVIVFYPLYSIFYGVFTGQQIISIAENLTELKLLPLSLLNKLKRRFGDRFK